The Halanaerobium praevalens DSM 2228 genome contains a region encoding:
- a CDS encoding Fic family protein — MFDILDEKKKKIEEKRPLPKNTLKSLREKLFLEWTYNSNAIEGNTLTLSETKVVLEDGITIGGKTLKEHLEVVNHKEAINYMEDIINKNEKLSERQIKNIHYLILKGIDDENAGKYRNEKVVISGAEHVPPAPVFIHNQMEELINWYYDKGSTLHTIERAAKLHTDFVKIHPFIDGNGRTARILLNFELIKAGFPIIIIKNEDRVKYYESLDKAHTTGDYNDFIDLVSESVNRSLDIYLEIIN, encoded by the coding sequence ATGTTTGATATTCTTGATGAAAAAAAGAAAAAGATTGAAGAAAAGAGACCACTGCCTAAAAACACATTAAAAAGCTTAAGAGAAAAACTTTTTTTAGAATGGACCTACAATTCGAATGCAATCGAAGGTAATACTTTAACCTTATCAGAAACAAAAGTAGTATTAGAAGATGGTATTACTATAGGGGGAAAAACATTAAAAGAACATTTAGAGGTTGTAAATCATAAAGAAGCTATTAATTACATGGAAGACATAATTAATAAAAATGAAAAATTATCAGAAAGACAAATAAAAAATATACATTACCTAATACTTAAAGGAATAGATGATGAAAACGCAGGTAAATATAGAAATGAGAAAGTAGTAATAAGTGGAGCTGAGCATGTACCTCCTGCACCAGTTTTTATTCATAATCAAATGGAAGAACTAATTAATTGGTATTATGATAAAGGTTCAACTCTTCATACTATAGAAAGAGCCGCCAAATTACACACTGATTTTGTTAAAATACATCCATTTATTGACGGAAATGGCCGAACAGCTAGAATTTTATTAAATTTCGAATTAATAAAAGCTGGTTTTCCAATAATAATAATTAAAAATGAAGATAGGGTTAAATACTATGAAAGCTTAGATAAAGCACATACGACTGGAGATTATAATGATTTTATTGATTTAGTATCTGAATCTGTAAACAGAAGTTTAGATATATATCTAGAAATAATCAATTAA
- a CDS encoding YfcC family protein, which translates to MSDNKKNTAEKQTKKKFSFPTAFTVLFIILVIAAGLTYIVPAGLYSNLEYVPGNDSFLVKSSTGGSEMIPATQEKLDELNVKIDLRKFRDGSIKKPIAIPGTYQKIKQSPQGPLDIIMAPIEGVMDTVDIMVFVLILGGIIGIINKSGAFDAGIAFLSKKTEGKEFVLVILVSGLIAVGGTTFGLAEETIALYPILMPIFLANGYDAIVAIAAIYLGSSVGTMFSTVNPFSVVIASDAAGIAFTEGIVFRLVSLILAMIITLLYIYWYSKKIKKDPQNSLVYEDYEKIEKRFLEDYDPDEVKRFNWRRVLMLVVFLGAFPVMIWGVVTGKFWFAEMSGLFLVVAFLTAFLSGFSEKKAVNTFVEGAADLIGVALIIGVARSINIVMDNGMISDTLLFYTSSIVEGMSGGLFASVQMVLFSFLGFFVPSSSGLAVLSMPIMAPLADTVNISRDIVVTAYNWGQGWMSFITPTGLVLATLEMVGVTYDKWLKFVLPLMGIIGVFSIIMLVIQTMV; encoded by the coding sequence ATGTCAGATAATAAAAAGAATACAGCTGAAAAACAAACAAAAAAGAAATTTAGCTTTCCCACGGCTTTTACAGTATTATTTATAATTTTAGTAATAGCAGCAGGATTAACTTATATTGTCCCTGCAGGACTATACTCAAACTTAGAATATGTACCAGGAAATGATTCATTTTTAGTTAAAAGTTCAACAGGTGGAAGTGAAATGATTCCAGCTACCCAAGAAAAGTTAGATGAACTTAATGTTAAGATTGATTTACGCAAGTTTAGAGATGGAAGTATTAAAAAACCAATTGCCATTCCAGGTACTTATCAAAAAATAAAGCAAAGTCCACAAGGCCCATTAGATATAATTATGGCTCCCATTGAAGGTGTAATGGATACAGTAGATATTATGGTTTTTGTTTTAATTCTTGGTGGAATTATAGGGATCATTAATAAGTCAGGAGCTTTTGATGCAGGGATAGCATTTCTTTCAAAGAAAACCGAAGGTAAAGAATTTGTACTTGTAATTTTAGTTTCAGGCTTGATTGCAGTTGGAGGTACTACCTTTGGTTTGGCCGAAGAAACAATAGCTCTTTATCCAATTTTGATGCCTATCTTTCTTGCTAATGGCTATGATGCTATTGTGGCAATAGCTGCTATTTATTTAGGTAGTTCAGTTGGAACAATGTTCTCTACTGTTAATCCATTTTCAGTTGTAATAGCCTCAGATGCAGCCGGTATAGCCTTTACAGAGGGAATAGTATTTAGACTAGTTAGTTTAATTTTAGCAATGATTATAACCTTGTTATACATATATTGGTACTCTAAAAAAATTAAAAAAGATCCTCAAAACTCTTTAGTCTATGAAGACTATGAGAAAATAGAAAAAAGATTTTTAGAAGATTATGATCCAGATGAGGTTAAAAGATTTAATTGGCGTAGAGTGTTAATGTTAGTCGTATTTTTAGGAGCATTCCCAGTTATGATTTGGGGAGTAGTCACTGGAAAATTTTGGTTCGCTGAAATGTCAGGTCTCTTTTTAGTAGTGGCTTTTTTAACAGCATTTTTATCAGGTTTTTCCGAGAAAAAAGCTGTAAATACATTTGTAGAAGGAGCTGCAGACTTAATCGGAGTTGCTCTCATTATTGGAGTTGCTAGATCTATCAATATAGTAATGGATAATGGAATGATTTCCGATACCTTACTTTTTTATACTTCATCAATAGTAGAGGGGATGAGTGGAGGTTTATTCGCAAGTGTACAAATGGTACTATTTAGTTTCTTAGGTTTCTTTGTACCTTCATCTTCAGGTCTAGCTGTACTTTCAATGCCTATTATGGCACCATTAGCAGATACTGTAAATATTTCTAGAGATATAGTAGTAACTGCTTATAACTGGGGTCAAGGTTGGATGTCCTTTATTACTCCAACAGGTTTAGTATTAGCAACCTTAGAAATGGTAGGAGTAACTTATGATAAATGGTTAAAGTTTGTTTTACCTTTAATGGGCATAATCGGTGTTTTTTCTATAATTATGTTAGTGATTCAAACAATGGTCTAA
- a CDS encoding DUF924 family protein yields the protein MNNKSSEIIKFWFEELKPKQWFISSEELDYRIYKQFGEIHEAAANGELEAWRQTPAGSLAEIIILDQFSRNIYRGKPAAFKNDLGALVLAQEALSKGFPKKVETLKRSFFYMPFMHSESLKIHETAVKLFNEPGMEENFKYEIKHKQIIERFGRYPHRNEILGRKSTAEEIEFLSQPGSSF from the coding sequence ATGAATAATAAAAGTAGTGAAATAATTAAATTTTGGTTTGAAGAATTAAAGCCAAAACAGTGGTTTATTTCATCTGAAGAGCTTGATTATAGGATTTATAAACAATTTGGTGAGATTCATGAGGCTGCAGCTAATGGAGAACTTGAGGCTTGGCGGCAAACCCCAGCAGGAAGCCTAGCAGAAATAATTATATTGGATCAGTTTTCTCGCAATATTTATCGAGGAAAACCAGCTGCATTTAAGAATGACCTTGGTGCTTTAGTTTTAGCACAAGAAGCTCTGAGCAAGGGTTTCCCTAAAAAAGTAGAAACTTTAAAACGTAGTTTTTTTTATATGCCCTTTATGCATAGTGAATCTTTAAAAATACATGAAACGGCAGTTAAACTTTTCAATGAGCCTGGAATGGAAGAAAATTTTAAATACGAAATAAAGCACAAGCAGATAATAGAAAGGTTCGGACGATATCCCCATCGTAATGAAATACTTGGAAGAAAATCTACTGCAGAAGAAATTGAATTTCTTTCTCAGCCAGGCTCATCTTTTTGA